In Kineococcus rhizosphaerae, the following proteins share a genomic window:
- a CDS encoding SURF1 family protein, producing MNVLRLLREPRWLRGLAVAILIALVCCLLGRWQWHRREERLAANAPLVRNYDAAPVDVTSVLPAGTQLSPARVWTPVRVSGRYDADATVLVRNRPRDEQFGYEVLVPLVLSDGTALLVDRGWLPAGSDSDQPDTVPAPPSGEVTVTARLRRWESDKRGSVPGGQVASIARDSVTRAVADGSPASGAPRLLDGYALLATETPAPADAPAAAVRPDVDEGPHLAYTVQWFGFALTALVVWVVAGRRELAARAEGSEGSAEPGPVGAGGADESGTRSTGPVGNGRESARESPEQARRRRREGLDEAAEDAELDAVDRL from the coding sequence GTGAACGTCCTGCGACTGCTGCGCGAGCCCAGGTGGCTGCGCGGCCTGGCCGTGGCGATCCTGATCGCCCTGGTGTGTTGCCTGCTGGGCCGCTGGCAGTGGCACCGGCGCGAGGAGCGCCTGGCGGCCAACGCCCCGCTGGTGCGCAACTACGACGCGGCCCCCGTCGACGTGACGTCGGTGCTGCCCGCCGGGACGCAGCTCAGCCCGGCACGGGTGTGGACGCCGGTGCGGGTGAGCGGGCGCTACGACGCCGACGCGACGGTGCTGGTGCGCAACCGCCCCCGGGACGAGCAGTTCGGCTACGAGGTCCTCGTCCCCCTCGTGCTCTCCGACGGCACGGCCCTGCTGGTCGACCGCGGCTGGCTGCCCGCCGGGTCCGACTCCGACCAGCCCGACACCGTCCCGGCCCCGCCGTCCGGGGAGGTGACGGTGACCGCGCGGTTGCGCCGGTGGGAGAGCGACAAGCGCGGCTCGGTCCCCGGCGGGCAGGTCGCCTCGATCGCCCGCGACAGCGTGACCCGGGCCGTGGCCGACGGCTCGCCCGCCTCGGGCGCCCCGCGGCTGCTGGACGGGTACGCGCTGCTGGCCACCGAGACGCCCGCGCCCGCCGACGCCCCCGCGGCGGCCGTCCGCCCGGACGTCGACGAAGGGCCGCACCTGGCCTACACCGTGCAGTGGTTCGGGTTCGCCCTGACGGCCCTGGTGGTGTGGGTCGTGGCCGGCCGGCGCGAGCTGGCGGCGAGGGCCGAGGGTTCGGAGGGCTCGGCCGAGCCCGGGCCGGTGGGTGCCGGCGGAGCCGACGAGAGCGGCACGAGGAGCACGGGCCCGGTCGGGAACGGCCGCGAGAGCGCCCGCGAGAGTCCCGAGCAGGCCCGCCGCCGCCGGCGCGAGGGCCTCGACGAGGCCGCCGAGGACGCCGAACTGGACGCCGTCGACCGGCTCTGA
- a CDS encoding helix-turn-helix transcriptional regulator has product MTSEEARTRTRVRTTVAELGPVSAARIADLLGLTGAAVRRHLEAMVAEGVLEVRDPRPDARRGRGRPAKEYVIGSAGHDDLPSGYDDLALGALRYLADTLGPQAVTDFARQRFAALEQSLAGLQGPLPDRVEALVRALADQGYSASSRPVAQGTPAEGTQLCQGHCPVQKVAEAFPQLCEAERRTFETILGTRVQRLATLAHGDHVCTTFIPLETLHQPDPAHDPQPDPAHDTQHATEGRRL; this is encoded by the coding sequence GTGACCTCGGAGGAGGCCCGCACCCGGACCCGGGTGCGCACCACCGTCGCCGAGCTCGGCCCGGTCAGCGCCGCTCGCATCGCCGACCTGCTCGGGCTGACCGGCGCCGCCGTGCGGCGCCACCTCGAGGCCATGGTCGCCGAGGGGGTCCTGGAGGTGCGCGACCCGCGCCCGGACGCCCGCCGCGGCCGGGGCCGGCCCGCCAAGGAGTACGTCATCGGCTCCGCCGGTCACGACGACCTGCCCTCGGGGTACGACGACCTCGCCCTCGGCGCCCTGCGGTACCTGGCCGACACGCTCGGCCCGCAGGCCGTCACCGACTTCGCGCGGCAGCGCTTCGCGGCCCTGGAGCAGTCCCTGGCCGGTCTGCAGGGCCCGCTGCCGGACCGCGTCGAGGCGCTGGTGCGGGCTCTGGCCGACCAGGGCTACTCGGCCAGCTCCCGGCCCGTCGCGCAGGGAACACCGGCCGAGGGGACCCAGTTGTGCCAGGGGCACTGCCCGGTCCAGAAGGTCGCCGAGGCGTTCCCGCAGCTGTGCGAGGCCGAGCGGCGGACCTTCGAGACGATCCTGGGCACCCGGGTCCAGCGCCTGGCGACCCTGGCCCACGGGGACCACGTCTGCACGACGTTCATCCCGCTCGAGACGCTCCACCAGCCCGACCCAGCGCACGACCCCCAGCCCGACCCAGCGCACGACACCCAGCACGCCACGGAAGGACGACGACTGTGA
- a CDS encoding metal-sulfur cluster assembly factor, translating into MSETTAASGPTPAALADVEEALKDVVDPELGINVVDLGLIYGLTVSDDNVATIDMTLTSAACPLTDVIEDQTAQALTDVVADHRINWVWMPPWGPEKITDDGREQLRALGFNV; encoded by the coding sequence GTGAGCGAGACCACCGCGGCGAGCGGTCCCACCCCGGCGGCCCTGGCCGACGTGGAGGAGGCCCTCAAGGACGTCGTCGACCCCGAGCTGGGGATCAACGTCGTCGACCTGGGCCTCATCTACGGCCTGACCGTCTCCGACGACAACGTCGCGACGATCGACATGACGCTGACCAGCGCGGCCTGCCCGCTGACCGACGTCATCGAGGACCAGACCGCGCAGGCCCTCACCGACGTCGTGGCCGACCACCGCATCAACTGGGTGTGGATGCCGCCGTGGGGCCCGGAGAAGATCACCGACGACGGGCGCGAGCAGCTGCGCGCGCTCGGCTTCAACGTCTGA
- a CDS encoding ABC-F family ATP-binding cassette domain-containing protein, with translation MIVATDIELRAGARLLMEGVNFRVAAGDRIGLVGRNGAGKTTLTKVLAGEGQPASGTVTRSGEIGYLPQDPRAGDPEMLARDRILAARGLDDITARLRKAEVDMASDDPKVRDKAMDRYTKLDARFVALGGYTAESEAARICANLNLPDRILDQQLKTLSGGQRRRVELARILFSASETLLLDEPTNHLDADSITWLREHLKNYSGGLIVISHDVELLEVVVNRVFHLDANRATIDLYNVGWKNYLKQRETDEKRRVRERANAEKKAGTLLLQAAKMGAKATKAVAAQNMAKRAERLLDGLEDVRVQDKVAKLRFPKPAPCGKTPLMAEGLSKSYGSLEIFTAVDLAIDRGSRVVILGLNGAGKTTLLRMLGGVEEPDTGRIIGGHGVKIGYYAQEHETLDHDRSVLENMRSASPDLDDTRVRTVLGSFLFSGEDVDKPAGVLSGGEKTRLALATLVVSSANVLLLDEPTNNLDPASRAEILDALKHYEGAVVLVTHDEGAVEALGPERVVLLPDGVEDLWNAEYAELVSLA, from the coding sequence GTGATCGTCGCCACCGACATCGAACTCCGAGCAGGAGCCCGCCTCCTGATGGAGGGGGTGAACTTCCGGGTCGCCGCCGGGGACCGCATCGGGCTCGTCGGCCGCAACGGCGCCGGCAAGACGACGCTGACCAAGGTCCTCGCCGGCGAGGGGCAGCCCGCCTCGGGCACCGTCACCCGCTCGGGCGAGATCGGCTACCTGCCGCAGGACCCGCGCGCCGGGGACCCCGAGATGCTGGCCCGCGACCGGATCCTGGCCGCGCGGGGCCTGGACGACATCACCGCCCGGCTGCGCAAGGCCGAGGTCGACATGGCCAGCGACGACCCCAAGGTCCGCGACAAGGCCATGGACCGCTACACCAAGCTCGACGCCCGGTTCGTGGCCCTCGGCGGGTACACCGCCGAGAGCGAGGCCGCCCGGATCTGCGCGAACCTCAACCTGCCCGACCGCATCCTCGACCAGCAGCTCAAGACGCTGTCGGGTGGTCAGCGCCGCCGCGTGGAGCTGGCCCGGATCCTCTTCTCGGCCAGCGAGACGCTGCTGCTGGACGAACCCACCAACCACCTCGACGCCGACTCCATCACCTGGCTGCGCGAGCACCTGAAGAACTACTCCGGCGGGCTCATCGTCATCAGCCACGACGTCGAGCTGCTCGAGGTCGTCGTCAACCGCGTCTTCCACCTCGACGCCAACCGCGCCACCATCGACCTCTACAACGTCGGGTGGAAGAACTACCTCAAGCAGCGCGAGACCGATGAGAAGCGCCGCGTGCGCGAACGCGCCAACGCCGAGAAGAAGGCCGGGACCCTGCTGCTGCAGGCCGCCAAGATGGGCGCCAAGGCCACCAAGGCCGTCGCCGCGCAGAACATGGCCAAGCGCGCCGAACGGCTCCTGGACGGCCTGGAGGACGTGCGCGTCCAGGACAAGGTCGCCAAGCTGCGCTTCCCCAAGCCCGCCCCCTGCGGCAAGACGCCGCTCATGGCCGAGGGCCTGTCGAAGTCCTACGGGTCGCTGGAGATCTTCACGGCCGTCGACCTGGCCATCGACCGCGGCTCGCGCGTGGTCATCCTCGGCCTCAACGGCGCCGGGAAGACGACGCTGCTGCGGATGCTCGGCGGCGTGGAGGAACCCGACACCGGCCGGATCATCGGCGGTCACGGCGTCAAGATCGGGTACTACGCCCAGGAGCACGAGACCCTCGACCACGACCGCTCGGTCCTGGAGAACATGCGCTCGGCCTCGCCCGACCTCGACGACACCCGCGTGCGGACCGTGCTGGGCTCGTTCCTGTTCTCCGGCGAGGACGTCGACAAGCCCGCCGGGGTCCTGTCGGGCGGGGAGAAGACGCGGCTGGCGCTGGCCACGCTCGTGGTCTCCAGCGCCAACGTGCTGCTGCTGGACGAGCCCACCAACAACCTCGACCCCGCCTCGCGGGCCGAGATCCTCGACGCCCTCAAGCACTACGAGGGCGCCGTCGTGCTCGTCACGCACGACGAGGGGGCCGTGGAGGCGCTGGGGCCCGAGCGGGTCGTGCTGCTGCCGGACGGGGTCGAGGACCTGTGGAACGCGGAGTACGCGGAGCTGGTCTCGCTCGCCTGA
- a CDS encoding ABC transporter ATP-binding protein: MAKDARADAAVEVVDLRKSYRAGAPVLDGLTFRAERGRVTALLGPNGAGKTTTVGICEGLQRADSGRVRVLGLDPVADAGALRPRVGVMLQDGGLPTGVGALEALRHLASLHSDPLDVGALAERLGLTSFARTRVRRLSGGQRQRLAMACALVGRPELVFLDEPSAGLDPQARLAVWDVVREVRAAGVAVVLTTHLMEEAERLADDVVVVDHGRVVATGSPDDLTRGPAALSFRSRPGLPTASLTRALPAGAEVSELEPGRYVVAGIDVDPRVVATVTNWCASHDVLAEGVGPVRRTLEDVFLDLTGRTLR; the protein is encoded by the coding sequence ATGGCCAAGGACGCCCGCGCGGACGCGGCCGTCGAGGTCGTCGACCTGCGCAAGAGCTACCGCGCCGGCGCACCCGTCCTCGACGGCCTCACCTTCCGCGCCGAGCGCGGGCGGGTCACCGCCCTGCTCGGGCCCAACGGAGCCGGCAAGACGACGACCGTGGGGATCTGCGAGGGCCTGCAGCGGGCCGACTCCGGTCGCGTGCGCGTCCTGGGCCTGGACCCGGTCGCCGACGCCGGCGCGCTGCGCCCGCGGGTGGGGGTGATGCTGCAGGACGGCGGGTTGCCGACCGGCGTGGGTGCCCTCGAGGCCCTGCGGCACCTCGCCTCCCTGCACTCCGACCCCCTCGACGTGGGCGCCCTGGCCGAGCGCCTGGGCCTGACCTCCTTCGCGCGCACCCGCGTCCGGCGGCTGTCCGGCGGCCAGCGCCAGCGCCTGGCGATGGCCTGCGCGCTCGTGGGCCGCCCCGAGCTGGTCTTCCTCGACGAACCCAGCGCCGGCCTGGACCCGCAGGCCCGCCTCGCCGTGTGGGACGTCGTGCGCGAGGTGCGCGCGGCCGGGGTCGCCGTCGTCCTGACCACCCACCTCATGGAGGAGGCCGAGCGCCTGGCCGACGACGTCGTGGTCGTCGACCACGGCCGGGTCGTGGCCACCGGCTCCCCCGACGACCTGACCCGGGGCCCGGCCGCGCTGAGCTTCCGCTCCCGCCCCGGCCTGCCGACCGCCTCCCTGACCCGTGCCCTGCCCGCGGGGGCCGAGGTCAGCGAGCTGGAACCGGGCCGCTACGTCGTCGCCGGGATCGACGTCGACCCGCGCGTCGTGGCGACCGTGACGAACTGGTGCGCCTCCCACGACGTGCTCGCCGAAGGCGTCGGCCCCGTCCGGCGCACCCTGGAGGACGTGTTCCTCGACCTGACCGGGAGGACCCTGCGGTGA
- a CDS encoding helix-turn-helix domain-containing protein, translating into MTETIKRGTRLSGTEREQLADELTKGYAEGKSIRALAEETGRSYGFVHRLLSENDVTLRSRGGATRGRARQV; encoded by the coding sequence GTGACCGAGACGATCAAGCGGGGAACCCGGTTGAGCGGGACCGAGCGGGAACAGCTCGCCGACGAGCTGACCAAGGGGTACGCCGAGGGCAAGAGCATCCGCGCTCTGGCCGAGGAGACGGGACGGTCCTACGGGTTCGTGCACCGCCTGCTCAGCGAGAACGACGTGACGCTGCGCAGCCGCGGTGGGGCGACGAGGGGACGGGCCCGCCAGGTCTGA
- a CDS encoding ABC transporter permease codes for MTALDFSPAGGATPFLPRVLRQAGFEAAVALRNGEQLLLTLLLPALVLVGVTRVRSLDLGTGPRPALALGGVIALAVVSTAFTGQAIGTGFDRRNGVLRLLATSPLGRSGLLAGKVLAVLGLVVVQVVVLGLIALPLGWSPTAGALAAVPALLLGVAAFTCLGLLLAGTVRAEGTLAVANFVWVLLLAGGGLVLPSPLGPVAALLPSGALGTAVREALASGTVAVGPLVVLAVWAVLCGLACARWFRWE; via the coding sequence GTGACGGCCCTGGACTTCAGCCCCGCGGGCGGGGCCACCCCGTTCCTGCCCCGGGTCCTGCGCCAGGCGGGCTTCGAGGCCGCGGTGGCGCTGCGCAACGGCGAGCAGCTGCTGCTCACCCTCCTGCTGCCGGCCCTGGTGCTGGTGGGCGTGACGCGCGTGCGCTCCCTCGACCTCGGGACCGGGCCCCGCCCGGCGCTCGCCCTCGGCGGTGTGATCGCCCTGGCCGTGGTCTCCACCGCCTTCACCGGCCAGGCCATCGGCACCGGCTTCGACCGGCGCAACGGGGTGCTGCGCCTGCTGGCCACCTCACCGCTGGGGCGCTCGGGCCTGCTGGCGGGCAAGGTCCTGGCCGTCCTGGGCCTGGTCGTCGTCCAGGTCGTCGTGCTGGGCCTGATCGCCCTGCCGCTGGGCTGGTCCCCCACCGCCGGGGCCCTGGCCGCGGTGCCCGCGCTGCTGCTGGGCGTGGCGGCCTTCACCTGCCTCGGCCTGCTGCTGGCCGGCACCGTGCGGGCCGAGGGGACGCTGGCCGTCGCCAACTTCGTCTGGGTCCTGCTGCTGGCCGGGGGCGGGCTCGTGCTGCCCTCACCGCTGGGGCCGGTCGCCGCACTGCTGCCGTCCGGCGCCCTGGGCACGGCCGTGCGCGAGGCGCTGGCCTCGGGGACGGTCGCGGTCGGCCCGCTGGTGGTGCTCGCGGTCTGGGCCGTGCTGTGCGGCCTGGCCTGCGCGCGCTGGTTCCGCTGGGAGTGA
- a CDS encoding SDR family oxidoreductase, which produces MDLGLSDRVYIVSGASTGLGLECARVLADEGALLVLHSGDEDELAAVAPGIGDPSRILLVPGDISDPGTETRLVAAANARFGRLDGAVISCGTPPTSSVLEAADGAWREAFESSLLGPLRLARSVGKAATAEGASMVLLLSSTVRTPVMDAGVANGLRPGLAMAAKALADELGPRGVRINNLLAGHVDSSSPLEFEDSDDLATELLETIPLRRAGLPHEFARAAVFLLSPAASYITGASLTVDGGTDRSL; this is translated from the coding sequence ATGGACTTGGGCCTCAGCGACCGCGTGTACATCGTCTCCGGTGCGTCCACCGGTCTCGGCCTGGAGTGCGCGCGGGTGCTCGCCGACGAGGGAGCGCTGCTCGTGCTGCACTCCGGGGACGAGGACGAGCTGGCCGCCGTGGCCCCCGGCATCGGCGATCCGTCGCGGATCCTGCTGGTCCCCGGGGACATCTCCGACCCCGGCACCGAGACCCGCCTCGTCGCCGCCGCCAACGCCCGCTTCGGGCGCCTGGACGGGGCCGTCATCTCCTGCGGCACCCCACCCACCTCCAGCGTCCTGGAGGCCGCCGACGGGGCCTGGCGCGAGGCGTTCGAGTCCAGCCTGCTGGGTCCGCTGCGCCTGGCCCGCTCGGTCGGCAAGGCCGCCACGGCCGAGGGCGCCTCGATGGTGCTGCTGCTGTCCAGCACGGTTCGCACCCCCGTCATGGACGCCGGGGTCGCCAACGGCCTGCGTCCCGGGCTGGCGATGGCCGCCAAGGCCCTGGCCGACGAGCTCGGCCCCCGGGGGGTCCGCATCAACAACCTGCTCGCCGGGCACGTGGACTCCAGCTCGCCGCTGGAGTTCGAGGACTCCGACGACCTGGCCACCGAACTGCTCGAGACCATCCCGCTGCGCCGGGCCGGCCTGCCGCACGAGTTCGCCCGCGCGGCGGTCTTCCTGCTGTCCCCCGCCGCCAGCTACATCACCGGTGCGTCGCTGACGGTGGACGGGGGCACCGACCGCTCGCTGTAG
- the sufD gene encoding Fe-S cluster assembly protein SufD produces MTLVNEETTASAPGTRTGTADTSGAHTHGGPVVPEASRAARATSFDVADFPVPTGREEEWKFSPLRELAPLFDDAAPARSAAVEVSAPDVVEHRTGTLAEVGAGSAFVPGDRAAVTGWATTDVAHLVKVPAEAELDAPVVVTVRGETGVTTSGHVVVETGHHAKALVVLSHLGGGAHRGNVEVRAGDASDLTVVSLQEWDADALHVGQQDVLVGRDARVRHIVVTLGGKAVRVSANISYAAPGGDATALGVYFAGAGQHSEHRQFVDHTAVNCKSYVEYKGALQGESAHAVWIGDVLIRASAEGTETYELNRNLVLTDGARADSVPNLEIETGEIVGAGHASATGRFDDEQLFYLQSRGITAEEARRLVVRGFFASIVEKIGIPEISTRLMTTIETQLAQNVEEN; encoded by the coding sequence ATGACCCTCGTGAACGAAGAGACCACCGCGTCCGCACCCGGGACGAGGACCGGCACGGCGGACACCTCCGGGGCCCACACCCACGGCGGGCCGGTCGTCCCCGAGGCCTCCCGCGCCGCGCGCGCGACGAGCTTCGACGTCGCCGACTTCCCGGTCCCCACGGGCCGGGAGGAGGAGTGGAAGTTCTCGCCGCTGCGCGAACTCGCCCCGCTGTTCGACGACGCCGCCCCGGCGCGCTCGGCGGCCGTCGAGGTCTCCGCACCCGACGTCGTCGAGCACCGCACCGGCACCCTCGCCGAGGTCGGTGCGGGCAGCGCGTTCGTCCCCGGCGACCGCGCCGCCGTGACCGGCTGGGCCACCACCGACGTCGCCCACCTCGTGAAGGTGCCGGCCGAGGCCGAGCTGGACGCCCCCGTCGTCGTCACGGTCCGCGGCGAGACCGGCGTCACCACCTCCGGGCACGTCGTGGTCGAGACCGGCCACCACGCCAAGGCCCTCGTCGTGCTGTCCCACCTCGGCGGCGGCGCGCACCGCGGCAACGTCGAGGTCCGCGCCGGCGACGCCTCCGACCTGACCGTGGTCAGCCTGCAGGAGTGGGACGCCGACGCGCTGCACGTCGGCCAGCAGGACGTCCTCGTCGGTCGCGACGCGCGGGTGCGGCACATCGTCGTCACCCTCGGCGGCAAGGCCGTGCGCGTCTCGGCGAACATCTCCTACGCCGCCCCCGGCGGCGACGCGACCGCGCTCGGCGTGTACTTCGCCGGCGCCGGCCAGCACTCCGAGCACCGCCAGTTCGTCGACCACACGGCCGTGAACTGCAAGAGCTACGTGGAGTACAAGGGCGCCCTGCAGGGCGAGTCCGCGCACGCCGTGTGGATCGGTGACGTCCTCATCCGCGCCAGCGCCGAGGGCACCGAGACCTACGAGCTGAACCGCAACCTCGTCCTGACCGACGGCGCGCGCGCCGACTCGGTGCCGAACCTGGAGATCGAGACCGGCGAGATCGTCGGTGCCGGGCACGCCAGCGCCACGGGCCGGTTCGACGACGAGCAGCTGTTCTACCTGCAGTCGCGCGGCATCACCGCCGAGGAGGCCCGTCGCCTGGTCGTGCGCGGGTTCTTCGCCTCCATCGTCGAGAAGATCGGCATCCCCGAGATCTCGACCCGCCTGATGACCACGATCGAGACCCAGCTCGCGCAGAACGTTGAGGAGAACTGA
- the sufC gene encoding Fe-S cluster assembly ATPase SufC produces MSTLEIRDLHVTVDEADGSVKEILRGVDLTIASGEVHAVMGPNGSGKSTLAYSIAGHPKYTVTGGTVTLDGEDVLAMSVDERARAGLFLAMQYPVEVPGVTVSNFLRTAKTAIDGEAPKLRTWVKDVKQAMDDLKMDSSFAERNVNEHFSGGEKKRHEILQMELLKPKFAVLDETDSGLDVDALKIVSEGVNRSLAQANPGVLLITHYTRILRYIKPQFVHVFVNGKVAEQGGPELADSLEETGYDRFLTHA; encoded by the coding sequence ATGTCCACCCTGGAGATCCGCGACCTGCACGTGACGGTCGACGAGGCGGACGGTTCCGTCAAGGAGATCCTGCGCGGGGTCGACCTCACCATCGCCTCCGGCGAGGTCCACGCCGTCATGGGCCCCAACGGCTCGGGCAAGTCGACCCTGGCGTACTCGATCGCCGGGCACCCCAAGTACACCGTCACCGGCGGCACCGTCACCCTCGACGGTGAGGACGTCCTGGCGATGAGCGTCGACGAACGCGCCCGCGCCGGGCTCTTCCTGGCCATGCAGTACCCCGTCGAGGTCCCCGGCGTCACGGTGTCGAACTTCCTGCGCACCGCCAAGACCGCCATCGACGGCGAGGCGCCGAAGCTGCGCACCTGGGTCAAGGACGTCAAGCAGGCGATGGACGACCTGAAGATGGACTCCTCCTTCGCCGAGCGCAACGTCAACGAGCACTTCTCCGGCGGGGAGAAGAAGCGCCACGAGATCCTGCAGATGGAACTGCTCAAGCCCAAGTTCGCCGTGCTCGACGAGACCGACTCCGGCCTCGACGTCGACGCCCTCAAGATCGTCTCCGAGGGCGTCAACCGGTCGCTGGCGCAGGCCAACCCCGGTGTCCTGCTCATCACCCACTACACGCGGATCCTGCGCTACATCAAGCCGCAGTTCGTCCACGTGTTCGTGAACGGGAAGGTCGCCGAGCAGGGCGGCCCGGAACTGGCCGACTCCCTCGAGGAGACCGGCTACGACCGGTTCCTCACCCACGCCTGA
- the sufB gene encoding Fe-S cluster assembly protein SufB — protein sequence MTDTVSETTTTAGPPELEGLGKYQYGWADSDAAGASARRGLSEDVVRNISALKDEPEWMLALRLKALRLFGRKPMPDWGSDLTGIDFDNIKYFVRSTEKQATSWDELPEDIKATYDRLGIPEAEKQRLIAGVAAQYESEVVYHQIREDLEEKGVIFVDTDTGLREHEELFKEYFGTVIPVGDNKFASLNTAVWSGGSFIYVPKGVHVDIPLQAYFRINTENMGQFERTLIIADEGSYVHYVEGCTAPIYQSDSLHSAVVEIVVKKNARVRYTTIQNWSNNVYNLVTKRATAAEGATMEWIDGNIGSKVTMKYPAVYLMGEHAKGETLSIAMAGEGQHQDAGAKMVHAAPHTASSIVSKSIARGGGRTSYRGLIQVLEGAHHSASTVRCDALLVDTISRSDTYPYNDIREDDVVMGHEATVSKVSDDQLFYLMSRGMAEDEAMAMIVRGFIEPVARELPMEYALELNRLIELQMEGAVG from the coding sequence GTGACCGACACCGTCTCCGAGACCACCACCACCGCGGGTCCGCCCGAACTGGAGGGCCTCGGCAAGTACCAGTACGGCTGGGCGGACTCCGACGCCGCCGGTGCCTCGGCCCGGCGCGGCCTGTCCGAGGACGTGGTGCGCAACATCTCCGCGCTCAAGGACGAGCCCGAGTGGATGCTCGCGCTGCGCCTGAAGGCCCTGCGCCTGTTCGGCCGCAAGCCCATGCCGGACTGGGGCTCGGACCTGACCGGGATCGACTTCGACAACATCAAGTACTTCGTGCGCTCCACGGAGAAGCAGGCGACCAGCTGGGACGAGCTGCCCGAGGACATCAAGGCGACCTACGACCGCCTGGGCATCCCCGAGGCCGAGAAGCAGCGCCTCATCGCCGGCGTCGCGGCCCAGTACGAGTCCGAGGTCGTCTACCACCAGATCCGCGAGGACCTGGAGGAGAAGGGCGTCATCTTCGTCGACACCGACACGGGGCTGCGCGAGCACGAGGAGCTCTTCAAGGAGTACTTCGGCACGGTCATCCCGGTGGGCGACAACAAGTTCGCCTCGCTGAACACCGCGGTGTGGTCCGGCGGGTCGTTCATCTACGTGCCCAAGGGCGTCCACGTGGACATCCCGCTGCAGGCCTACTTCCGGATCAACACCGAGAACATGGGCCAGTTCGAGCGGACGCTGATCATCGCCGACGAGGGCTCCTACGTGCACTACGTCGAGGGCTGCACGGCGCCGATCTACCAGTCCGACTCGCTGCACTCCGCGGTCGTCGAGATCGTCGTGAAGAAGAACGCCCGCGTGCGGTACACGACCATCCAGAACTGGTCGAACAACGTCTACAACCTGGTCACCAAGCGCGCCACGGCCGCCGAGGGCGCGACCATGGAGTGGATCGACGGCAACATCGGGTCCAAGGTCACGATGAAGTACCCGGCCGTCTACCTCATGGGCGAGCACGCCAAGGGCGAGACCCTGTCGATCGCCATGGCCGGTGAGGGCCAGCACCAGGACGCCGGCGCCAAGATGGTCCACGCCGCACCGCACACCGCCAGCTCGATCGTGTCCAAGTCGATCGCCCGCGGCGGCGGCCGCACCTCCTACCGCGGGCTCATCCAGGTCCTCGAGGGCGCGCACCACTCGGCGTCCACGGTGCGCTGCGACGCGCTCCTGGTCGACACGATCTCCCGGTCGGACACCTACCCCTACAACGACATCCGCGAGGACGACGTCGTCATGGGGCACGAGGCCACCGTCTCGAAGGTCTCCGACGACCAGCTCTTCTACCTCATGAGCCGCGGCATGGCCGAGGACGAGGCCATGGCGATGATCGTGCGCGGGTTCATCGAGCCCGTCGCGCGCGAGCTGCCCATGGAGTACGCGCTGGAACTGAACCGCCTGATCGAGCTGCAGATGGAAGGGGCCGTCGGCTGA